tggttctggttctggctgtgacagtaaaacatccacttcagcgactctcagtgagatgttggcccattcctctctcaggatgtcctgtagtttatctctgagctctgacacagctgctgtcacatcctcaaagtgcctcagaggacggatctggatgctggatgagtgtgtagcccccctgagtgctgccactgaggggcagctgtgcagaaactggctgtgatcctctgtgtgtgagagctgctgcagctcagcatctttcctctgcagctcagtgatctcctgctccagcttctcctgaagctctttgactcgcctcccttcggcttcctgctgggatctgatctgctgcttcacatcagagcttcttttctggaggagacggatcagctggctgaagatcttctggctgtgctcctctgttttatcagcagagcgatggatggcctccagctgctgctgaagcagcttcacatctttctctgcgtcctggattctctgctggatctgctgccgactcccctccagctctctctgcctctcagtcctttctgctgcagctgacactgtgttgtggcctttatgttcctccacagagcagagataacagatgcacttctgatcCGTACGGCAGaaaatcttcatcacctcatcgtgatcagagcagatgttctcctggagcttcttggagggctccaccagcttgtgtttcctgagtggagctgaatcataatgaggctgaaggtgttcctcacagtaagaggccaggcaggataaacaggacttggtggctttcagcttcctcccagagcagacatcacaggccacatcttcagctccagcatagcagtgatcagcaggagcagcttggagtccagtcttcttcagctgctccactaaagctgctaacatggtgcttttccccaggacaggcctcgctgtgaatgtctgcctgcactgagggcagctgtggactcccttctgatcctctccatcccagaagcctttaacacagtgaaagcagtagctgtgtccacagggaatagtcaccggatccttcagcagatccaaaCAGATCGAACACTGGAGCATTTCTCCttccagctgaactcctttctgcgcCATTTCACCGTTTAGCAGCAGCGACTGAGTGAGTTTCACTTCCTCAAAGCTGAAACTGCTCTGAGCTCTGAGCTATAAATGACGTGTCGGTGCAGAGAACAGAGCCTATCAGCTCCCCTCCTGTTGGTTACGCCCATCATGAGCTGCAGatctgaaggggagggaacaaggaaaaGTGTGGACAGAGCGGAGCTGCTGTGGGTGAGAGCAGGAGGAACAGGGAGGTTATCACAGTTCAGTCCATTCAATTCTATCTGGGACTACTAATCAGTCCAAGAccaaagattagtttgagctcttttgaatatctgcttCTCAGTTTTCCCCAAAGTGGAaaccacagaaacctcttgtgtttgttgttgtgtatcgtccgcctggcccttattctgagttcctgtctgagttctcagagtttttatcccagttggtgctgagtacagataaagtcattgtagtgggtgactctaatattcatgtagatgttggaaatgacagcctgaatatgaactttaattctatatgagACTCTGTTGGATttcctcagagtgttcacagaccgactaactgccttaatcacacccttgatcttgtgctgacttatggcattgagagtgaacagttaacagtgttccctcataactctctCTTATCTGAACATTTATTGatgacctttgagtttacaataCTTGACTAAACAGCTTCTGAGAAGGAATGTACATATTCTGACGTTAtctcacaatttaatattgttgattttaaaatcctagaggaaacagttcggcatctgaaatcaacaacttgcactctggacataataccatccgactttttaaaaactgtttttacctcagtagaaagtgatctcctacgaatagttaacagctcactggcatcaggcatttttcccaagtcactaaagacagctgccattaagccactcctaaagaagagaactctagacgcctctatgatgaacagctacagatctgtctctaatctctcttttatatctaagattattgagaaagttgtatttaaccagctcaacgactttctgaatgaaagtggaagtcttgataactttcaatcaggcttcagacgtcctcacagcactgaaacagctctggtcaaagtgttaaacgacatcaggttgaacactgaatctggtaatgtttcagtcctggttctgttggacctcagcgctgcgtttgatactgtagatcacagaatcctgttgcacaggctggaaaactgggttggactttctggagcggtccttaactggttcaggtcctacttagaaggccggagttattttgttacagttggcagctgtgaatctgagcgagtggccatgacttgtggagtcccccaggggtcaattcttggacctcttctgtttaacttgtatatgctccctttgggtcagatattgcagaactttaacatcaattatcacagttatgcagacgatactgTAGCGATTTTACATGTGAAAATGGATTAATATGCTGGATATTAATAAAAGAAAGGGGCACCACCTGCCATATCATTAACCTTAATTTTGTTACAGTCCTGGGAGGAGAAACTGTTAAAAGTTATGAGGGAAAAGTCTCACTGAAGTCGAATTCTGTCTGAAGGGATATCCGACACTTAAGAATTTCTGTGACGCTCTGATCATTtacaaaacttttatttaaacagtCTTTCACAATTATATGCCAACAGTTGATAAAGAGGACAGAATAGAGATAATTTGCagtctttataataaaatgCGGGTTAAGAGAGAGACGTAGCTAGGTTGGAATGGGATGAATGGGGAAAGTTTATTAAGTCTGGCCTCTCGCTACCCTGAGTTCAGTATCGGCTAATTAACTCTGACAGCATATTAAAGGGGCCAACACAGCACCAGggctccgaaccggttcaaggaacggaaacggaaacaaaatggtcttcaactgttccggaacacaaacgttattctgaaatccacaaaaccggttAATAACGGTTTTTTTTCCGTTCTctgtatattttataaaatttcacaaaagcgtaGCCTTTGTCAGGGGAAAACAAAGACTGCTTCCGGTTGTGCGTTCACTTCGCTGCCCGCTAGGCTCAATGCAGGAAGCTGTGAAGACTGGCCAACCCCGGGAAAGCTCGTGCCGTGACGTCACCTCGTTCCAGCGTTAGCCCCACCAGCCTGTTTTTGACACTGATAAGTAAAATCTTACCCGTCGTAGTTTTTTTGTGATCAAAagttgttttagttgttttatgCAGTAGGATGTTATGACCAAACAGCAGATGAATCGTTACTTTAATGAATCCGAAAGTATGAAATGTTAACGTTGTCAGGTTTACTGACCAAAAGGATTTAAGTGTCAGTAGGAGGACGCTGTCGGGACGAATGAAACGCTTGTTTCAATCGTCACCCACGCCTTAATGCTGGGTCAAAGTATAACAGGAGGATCCACTATAAATTCTGAAACAGGGCTCAAGTAAGTAGCCTCAAGTAATAATAGAATAAGtgaattagattaaatattgtCTTCAGAATGGCAGAAAAAAAGCTCAACAGAAATTTGGATCTCGCGCATTGGCGCACGTGTTTCATTCGTCCCGGCTCTCCCCCACTTATCCAGACATGTTTTTGATAAGAAATGATTTATCATAGAACAGGCCTATAGGCTACAGTAAGCTTTGTGGGATGGAtagcccatctgaatgtttttggatgctgccggtgatttattatttttgggcataGAGCTACGGTGTAAATCAAGGGCAAATACTAATGAGTACGTCTATTTTAAGGTAAAGACCACGCACGTAGACTTGATAGGCCCGCCAAACACTGCCGGAACGATAAGAACGAGCGATATTTTGcgttccgaaccggttcaggaacgatatgttggtggcggaacgcaagaacgaaaacgttaacatgcctgaaccgttcggaacggaacgattgaaaaataatttcgtTTTCAAGCCCTGCACAGCACCATGTCTGAGAAGGAGAGACGAGACCTTACTTGGTGGCAGGGACCCGAAGCACGTGATGTTTGTTCTTCTGGATAACCGTTTGTTATCGGAGGCTGGCGGGTTTCCTTGGCAACAGCGGGCTGAGCGCAGGGCCGTATTAAGTCAatgtggtgcccctgggcactaaacctcaagtgcccctaggctacattttcaaacgtattcattcaaaatcagtaaatgtgtatcaattcgaagagcatttgtctatattgaaatatattatcaattcaaagagcatccacctatgcagcactaacaacactcctattatccagggggacgtcattgccacagccgtcccagagcaccataagttgtctccccggaatgccaaaccacgcacacttaaaaacttaatcagggtgctcgctctttttccaaatcaaaattccagactttttccagacttttttaaaactgagacttttttcccccaagaccttaactttatgtacttgtaacttgtgtgcctactgcctacttcagattgtaccaactgtgtttattagaaatgttaatttttataggctagtattcaatgaacaaatgcattatttacagtaaattatgcttttactgatgaaaacgtttcaaaacatgaaaatcacgagtacatgaatttcacatcaaacaactgtcacaaaaactatctataaaaaagataaatggatggatgattgt
This region of Odontesthes bonariensis isolate fOdoBon6 chromosome 17, fOdoBon6.hap1, whole genome shotgun sequence genomic DNA includes:
- the LOC142366632 gene encoding tripartite motif-containing protein 16-like — encoded protein: MAQKGVQLEGEMLQCSICLDLLKDPVTIPCGHSYCFHCVKGFWDGEDQKGVHSCPQCRQTFTARPVLGKSTMLAALVEQLKKTGLQAAPADHCYAGAEDVACDVCSGRKLKATKSCLSCLASYCEEHLQPHYDSAPLRKHKLVEPSKKLQENICSDHDEVMKIFCRTDQKCICYLCSVEEHKGHNTVSAAAERTERQRELEGSRQQIQQRIQDAEKDVKLLQQQLEAIHRSADKTEEHSQKIFSQLIRLLQKRSSDVKQQIRSQQEAEGRRVKELQEKLEQEITELQRKDAELQQLSHTEDHSQFLHSCPSVAALRGATHSSSIQIRPLRHFEDVTAAVSELRDKLQDILREEWANISLRVAEVDVLLSQPEPEPEPEPEPEPEPGPGPEPGPEPEPEPEPEPESRAGFLRYSCEITLDPNTAHRELLLSEGNRKVTDMGQHQSYSAHPDRFTNWPQVLSRESLTGRCYWEVEMGGEVDVAVAYKNISRAGCECAFGRNDKSWALSCDQNSYTFCYNNKETSISGPRASRVGVYLDHRAGILSFYSVSGTMTLLHRVQTTFTQPLWAGVGFPGLFDSGASCKFLP